A window from Salvia miltiorrhiza cultivar Shanhuang (shh) chromosome 2, IMPLAD_Smil_shh, whole genome shotgun sequence encodes these proteins:
- the LOC131011756 gene encoding peroxidase 43-like produces the protein MNSAELVFLVLYLLFINLVSQGQLEIGFYSQTCPNAESIVKSVVREATLADPRIPPVLLRLHFHDCFVEGCDGSILIENGAIAEKKAVGHQGVGGFEQIMKAKQEIEAQCPGVVSCADIVAMAARDAVALAGGPIYAVETGRRDGRVSNVELASDMPEVNDSIETLKSKFRNKGLSNQELVLLSGAHTIGTTACFFMPKRLYDFNETNAWDPQISPSFLPKLRGMCPQHGDVNARIPMDPLTKDKFDDQIMRNIKKGFAVLASDARLYDDGFTRQVVDFYAGGSKFAPDFATAMLRMGRIGVKLGSNGEIRRTCHAFN, from the exons ATGAATTCTGCAGAGTTGGTGTTTCTTGTGTTGTATTTGTTATTCATCAATCTTGTTTCACAAGGGCAGCTCGAAATCGGATTCTACTCCCAAACATGCCCTAACGCGGAGTCCATTGTGAAATCTGTTGTGAGAGAAGCCACTCTTGCAGATCCACGAATTCCCCCCGTTCTTCTCCGCCTCCATTTCCACGACTGCTTCGTTGAG GGTTGTGATGGTTCGATTTTGATCGAAAACGGAGCAATTGCGGAGAAGAAAGCGGTGGGGCATCAAGGAGTTGGAGGTTTTGAGCAGATTATGAAAGCGAAACAAGAGATTGAAGCTCAGTGCCCCGGAGTTGTGTCGTGCGCCGACATCGTCGCCATGGCCGCCAGAGATGCTGTTGCtctg GCTGGAGGGCCAATTTACGCAGTTGAAACTGGAAGAAGAGATGGGAGAGTTTCCAACGTAGAGCTTGCGAGTGATATGCCAGAGGTTAACGACTCGATCGAAACCCTCAAATCCAAGTTCAGAAATAAAGGTCTTTCAAATCAAGAACTTGTCCTACTCAGcg GAGCACACACGATTGGTACGACTGCGTGTTTCTTTATGCCGAAGAGACTGTACGATTTTAACGAGACAAATGCTTGGGATCCTCAAATCAGTCCTAGTTTCTTACCCAAGTTGAGAGGGATGTGCCCTCAACATGGAGACGTGAATGCTAGAATCCCTATGGATCCGCTAACCAAAGACAAATTCGACGATCAAATCATGCGAAATATTAAGAAGGGGTTTGCTGTATTAGCGTCGGATGCCAGATTATACGATGATGGTTTCACCAGACAAGTGGTGGATTTCTACGCCGGCGGCTCCAAATTTGCACCAGATTTTGCGACGGCTATGCTGAGAATGGGGCGGATTGGTGTCAAGTTGGGATCAAACGGGGAAATTAGACGAACTTGTCATGCCTTTAATTAA